Below is a window of Populus trichocarpa isolate Nisqually-1 chromosome 3, P.trichocarpa_v4.1, whole genome shotgun sequence DNA.
TAGCCCCCGAGCATCGCCTCCCAGCTGCAATTGATGATGGCTTCTCTGCCCTCATGTGGTTGCGTTCATTAGGACAAGGACATGACTCTTATGAGCCATGGCTTAATAATTATGGAGATTTCAACAGGGTTTTTCTTATTGGAGATAGCTCAGGGGGGAACTTGGTGCACCATGTGGCTGCACGTGCTGGTCATGTGGATTTGAGTCCGGTAAGACTTGCCGGAGGCATTCCAGTCCATCCTGGATTTATCCGGTCAGTGAGGAGCAAATCCGAGATGGAGCAACCAGAGTCGCCTTTCTTAACCCTAGACATGGTGGACAGGTTCTTGAAGTTGGCATTGCCAAAAGGGTGCACCAAGGACCACCCTTTTACGTGTCCAGTGGGACATGCAGCACCACCGCTGGACGGCCTTAATCTTCCACCATTCTTGCTTTGTGTGGCAGAGACTGACCTGATTAGGGACACCGAGATGGAGTACTATGAGGCCATGAGAAAGGCTAATAAGGATGTGGAGTTGCTCATTAATCCTGGAGTGGGTCACAGTTTTTATCTTAACAAGATTGCTGTTGATATGGACCCACATACTGCTGCACAAACTACTGGTCTCATGGAAGGGATCATAGAGTTCATCAAGAGgcactaaaattaaatttcccaGTACGTTTagttgataataattatatgtttaattaacCAAGTGATTATAGGCAAGGCAGATCGTTGGAGTGCATGTTTagttgataataattatatgtttaattaacCAAGTGATTATAGGCAAGGCATATCGTTGGAGTGCATGTTTagttgataataattatatgtttaattaacCAAGTGATTATAGGCAAGGCATATCGTTGGAGTACTAGAGATCTTCTCCCATCTCCcttattaattaatgttgttttatgAACTCTTTCTCTgtgttattaataatattgatattattgTAGTTACATATTTctattattgtattattatttttttatctttattattatattcttaattttatgtaataagcaataatattgatattattcATAGGAAGTGCattgttgttaaaatcatgaattgactcataaataaaatcatatgattttatgaGTCAATATGTATTTCATGtgcaaaatcaaactaaaaactcaaaaaccatTAAAATCAGATTTTATGATTTAGAACACTCATTGATTATAATGTTGTTGAGTCTCTTTAtcagattttaatgtaatttaatttcttagctggaattatcaatatataattaattaaaaaaatttacttataattttatgattttactatCCGAGTTTACTATGTATTTTTAATgtcatgtcaaaaaaatatttttgacaacctttATAGGAAGATAAGTACAAAAATACCCAAGTTGTGTTAGATTAATATTtcagaataaaacaaaatagatagTGAAGagacataaataaattttattagaataaCAGAAACAgttacattaaataaatttgtttttataataattttagagtgaatttatatatttttaaaatagaaatgacATAAAAACATGGCATTTTTCCTTATCTAATattttcatctcttttattttgagatgagggtaaatattatctaaaactATCATATTTGGCTGAATGAAGAGATCATTGCAAGATCAATAAAGAGACATCAACTTAGATTGCATGAAAGTAAATCATGTATTGATTTTATGTAACTTAATTTGTTCATATATAGTATtagtttcttaattattattattatttttagagaaggggattgaaaaaaataatctgcgCGGTTGgaatatttaacaaataatttggAATTGTGAATTCAAAACTTATAATAAACAGTTTTCGTACGTCCAAATTATCCAAGAATAGCGAGATATTGTCAGGCTCGATTGCTTGGGTGGGAGTAGTACTACCTCGTGCAGAAACAATAGAGGTAAAGCCATTttctaagagagagagaggagaggtgAAGCAGATAAAGCTTGTTCTTTGGGCTCCAGCAGGTCTCTTTCACCATCTTTGTGTGGGTTGGGTTGTCCTCGTCTTGGCAGGACCTACATCTTTTGTTCACTTACtgctgtatttttatttttatttttatttttatttttattttttgcttatttgATTTGACGATATACttatatttttcacattaattaatacggtatattttttttaaaaaaagttgttattagTAATGcattgttgaaaagaaaaaatcaactggattaaaacaagtttttacacttttttttttcttgcttcgaTAACCgaagtttttgacatttttcaaTCATCTTGTTTGCATCATCGATCCGGCAACAGCAAGAGATTATCTTCAACTGTGGCCACAATTTCATTGCGGTACGGTGGCAGCCTGGCAAGCAGACCGATGCTTTTGGGTGGCTCCACCATGCAGATAGGGCTAAAAAACATATAGCCCACGTCGGGTACTATAGCAATTTTGAACCACCACCTGGGTTTTGAACAGACACCGTACGTAAAAAGTCTTTAATGGATCTCTCTCTGGAATCTTTTAGGATTTCCCAATTCCCACCTGATAATAACTTAAAGTGTGCACATAATTAGCattaacacacaaaaaaaaatttaatttccataAAATCATCCTCTACTTAGCTTCCAAGAGGGTCTGGGTTAGCTCTTTAACTGGTTTGCACTGCTTATTGGATATTAAGACAGTTCAGAATAATTTAGAATATCTATGTATATTGATCATCACAAAATCATGGATTATCAATTAAAATCACTGGATTTGAATCCAATTGGATTTATTTATCCTGtagaatttaaagaaaacatgGTATGTACACATCAATTcaagctagttttttttttttaatttgaaattgtaTTAGCGATTCCTTTTcaacttacttttttttaaaaatgcattgaaatattttcttttttaaaacaatataaaaacaccaaaaaaaatattttgaaataaaaaaattaaaaacaaaaacatttttttgtcaACCTCTTATAGCCATATACTTTCTATCATTCATGTTCTATACTTTTGTAGAGTTGgcttatcaaaatttattatcgAAAACCAATTGCaacaaataatttgaaaatacctCCGGTCCTCTAATGGGTGTGTTGGTTATCAAACATCATGATAGAATTTgctccaataataataatgagatGATAAAAgcagagatattttttttttatttagatatccTTACatccttttaaataataaaactagtCTCATTTGAGGTTCGTGACTGCTtatagatattaaattaaagtataattaatggattgacctgaaattataactgaatttaaaattattaaaatcagatttttaattgatttggtaTAATTTATTTGACTCATGGGGTCAACTTGTAAACCGGCTACACCCATTAGAGacctgatttattttttttgcaatattttttccaaagaaaacaagaaatcgAATCAATTAACAGTCAATTTGAATGTTAAATCCACAAATAGTTAGGTAAACCTGTTTTtctgtatagttttttttttgttttttttttgtcagagtGTTTCCACCGAACCAAGAagtcaaatcaattaaaaggcAATTTGAAATGTTAAATCAACGAATAGTTTggaaaacctgttttttttttagcatgtcaggagggacaaaaacaaattctagaCGGCATGGGTTTTGCCACGCGTACATGGGaaccggggggggggggggggggggcgcccagtctaccatttttttatttttattggttattaatttatattaaaacttattATATAACTATTAgaagtagtttttgtttttttaatatagtattaaaaatctaatagtATATGCtatatacttagaaaaaaatatctggCGCAATTATCTCCATCAATCTATGACTCAAGTCTTGACAAGTGGTTTCGATTTTGTTCCAAATCAATTcttgaattgagttttaaaattataataattgttatttttagttttaaaggtctttattgaataattttagaattgaaaattttttataatgatattttatgaaaaaatatattacttctaaaaacatgttaaattcactaaaaaaactgtatgaagataaatttatttatttatttttatttttatttttttaactgaatatTTTGACTGTGGAGGCACGAGGTTTGAAGAATCATACGTGCTTAGAAATCTTTTCTAAGATAAGCTGATAGAGATGGGTGAAATGAAAACATGTGTACAGAGGCATCTGAGATTTCGACAGGGGCATCTTCGGCAGTTCCAGAAGGTCATTTTTAGatctaaatcaaattattattttccttgTATAATTCGTAGCATAATCATGTTAATTTTGTGTCAATATTGTTGATTTGCATGCGTGGATAATCATGTGCTATATCATATTATCATGTATGGATGCGTTTAAATGTGGACATTTTTTGGAACAATAATAATTttcgatgatttttttaaagaaagtggTAGGAATATTTTACCATGGtggcaaacaagaaaaaaaaaaagaagaggacaCGGCAAAGAACACCCACCAAATGTGAAAGTGGACGAGCAGGCTACAGACAAAAAAGCTATAAACAAGATCATGGAGGACAGATAATAAGGTAATTGGCAGGCAAAAACGTCAAAAGTAGTGAGTGGATGCATCCAAATATTATACCTTGGATTTCATCTAGAAATTCAAGTCTCGGTATTtatctaaaaactaaaatttttaaatcaaaata
It encodes the following:
- the LOC127905068 gene encoding probable carboxylesterase 15 — protein: MVHQKKLVEEVSGWLRTFDDGSVDRTWTGPPEVTFMAEPVPPHEEFKEGVAVRDVTIDEKSGLRVRIYLPQHEPHYTDNHNKLPIIVHFHGGGFCISQADWYMYYYMYSRLARSASAIVVSVYLRLAPEHRLPAAIDDGFSALMWLRSLGQGHDSYEPWLNNYGDFNRVFLIGDSSGGNLVHHVAARAGHVDLSPVRLAGGIPVHPGFIRSVRSKSEMEQPESPFLTLDMVDRFLKLALPKGCTKDHPFTCPVGHAAPPLDGLNLPPFLLCVAETDLIRDTEMEYYEAMRKANKDVELLINPGVGHSFYLNKIAVDMDPHTAAQTTGLMEGIIEFIKRH